The DNA window CCGAGTGGGCCGAAGAGGCGCCGGACCGCGCGCTGTTCGTGTCCAATGCGACGGGGACGTACGAGCTGTACGCCTGGGACCGGGCGACCGGGGCCCAGCGGCAGGTCACCGACCGGCCGAACGGCACCACGGACGGGGTGCTGACGCCCGACGGCGAGTCGGTCTGGTGGTTCAGCGACACGGACGGGGACGAGTTCGGCGTCTGGATGCGGCAGCCCTTCACGGGCGGCGAGGACGAGCCCGCCGCTCCGGGCCTCCAGCCGTCGTACCCGGCCGGGCTCGCGCTCGGGCGGGACGGGACGGCGGTCGTGGGGCGTTCGACCGACGAGGACGGATCCACGGTGCATGTCGTACGCCCCGGCGCCGGGCCCGTCGAGATCTACCGGCACCGGGAGTCGGCGGGGGTGGGGGATCTGTCGCGCGACGGAACGCTGATCGCGATCGAGCACACCGAGCACGGCGACGCCATGCACTCCGCCCTGCGGGTGCTGCGGCTGGACGGCAGCGCCGTGGCCGACCTCGACGACACCCGGGGCGGCGAGGCAGGGCTGGGGCTCGCGGTGCTCGGTTTCGCGCCGGTCGCCGGTGACACCCGGCTGCTCGTCCGGCACCAGCGGCGGGGGCGCTGGGAGCCGATGGTGTGGGACGTGGCGTCGGGCGAGGAGACGGAGCTCGGGATCGAGCTGCCCGGTGACGTGTCCGCCGAGTGGTGTCCGGACGGGTCCGCGCTGCTCGTCGCGCACAGCTTCGAGGCGCGCAGCGAACTGTGGCGGTACGACCTCGCCTCGCGGCAGCTCGTGGCGGTGCCGACACCCGCCGGGACGGTGTCGGGCGCCACGGCCCGGCCCGACGGGTCGGTGGAGTACCTCTGGTCCTCGGCGGCCGAGCCGCCGGTGGTGCGGTCGACGTTCGGGCGAGTCGTGCTCGACCCGCCCGGGATGAAGGCCCCGGCCTCGGTTCCGGTGGAGGACGCGTGGGTGGAGGGGCCCGGCGGGCGCATCCACGCGCTCGTGCAGCGGCCGGCCTCGGGCGAGGGGCCGTTCCCCACGGTCTTCGAGATCCACGGTGGGCCGACCTGGCACGACAGCGACGCGTTCGCCGCCGGACCGGCGGCGTGGGTCGACCACGGCTATGCCGTGGTGCGGGTCAATTACCGCGGCTCCACCGGGTACGGACGCGAGTGGACGGACGCGCTCAAGCACCGGATCGGGCTGATCGAGCTGGAGGACATCGCCGCGGTGCGCGAGTGGGCCGTCTCCTCCGGGCTCGCGGACCCGTCGAAGCTGGTGCTGGCGGGCGGCTCGTGGGGCGGGTACCTGACCCTGCTCGGGCTCGGTACGCAGCCGGACGCGTGGGCGGTGGGGCTGGCGGCCGTGCCGGTCGCCGACTACGTGACGGCGTACCACGACGAGATGGAGGCCCTGAAAGCCATGGACCGCACGCTGCTCGGCGGTACACCGGAGGAGGTGCCGGAGCGCTTCGAGGCGTCCTCGCCGCTGACGTACGTCGACGCGGTGCGCGCCCCGGTCTACATCTCGGCGGGCGTCAACGATCCGCGCTGCCCGATCCGCCAGGTCGAGAACTACGTGGACCGGCTGGAGGCCCGGGGGGCGGCGTACGAGGTGTACCGGTACGACGCCGGGCACGGGTCGCTGGTGGTGGAGGAGCGGATCAAGCAGGTCCGGCTGGAGATCGACTTCGCCGCGCGGTATCTGGAGGCTGCCGCGAGCCGACCCGGAATGTGAGCGGGGGCGGGCGGGCCCGTACCTTGGTGGGGTGTACCGGTTTCTGCTGACGCCCCGCTGGTGGGGGATCCACCTCTTCGTCGTGCTGGCCATCCCCTTCTGCGTGTTCATGGGGTCCTGGCAGCTCGGGCGGTTCGAAGACCGTGTCGAGACCCACCAGGCCGCCGAGGAGAAGCCCGACCCCGGCGAGCAGGCCGCCGTACCGGTCGACGAACTGCTGCCCGTCGACAAAGAGACATCCGGGCGGCCCGCCACCGCCACCGGACGTTACGCCGAGCAGTTCGTCGTGCCCGAGCGGGAGATCGACGGCAGGCGCGGCGCGTACGTGCTGACCCTGCTGCGCACGGACGGCGGCAAGGCACTTCCCGTCGTCCGTGGCTGGCTGCCCGCCGGGACCCGGGCTCCCGCCGCCCCCTCGGGCGAGGTCACCGTCACCGGCGCGCTCCAGGCGTCCGAGAACGCGGGCACCGACGGCGTGCACGCGGGCGGCGGGCTGCCCGGGGGGCAGCTCGGGATGATCAGCGCCGCGTCCCTCGTCAATCTCGTGCCGTACGACGTGTACGACGCCTGGGTCACCCTCGCCGAGACCGATGCCGGTCTGCGCCCCGTCCCGGCGGTCGCGCCGCAGGGCAGTGGCCTCGACCTCAAGGCATTCCAGAACCTCGGCTACACCGGCGAGTGGTTCGTCTTCGCCGGCTTCGTGCTCTTCATGTGGTTCCGGCTCATGCGCCGCGAGGCGGAAGCAGCCCGCGATCTGGCCCTGGGGATCCTTCCCAAGGACGCGGACGCCGACACGGACACGGACGGCGGGGACGCGGACGACGACGGCCGCGGCAGTGACGGGGACCTGGCGCGGCCCCCGCGGGGTCCGGGTCGGGGCCGCGCGGCTGAGGACCGCTGACACGGCAGCGGGGCGGGGCGCCCTCTCCGGCGCCCCGCCCCGCTGCCTTCCCCCGCCGTTACGACGCCGCCAGCACGCCCGTGCGGTAGATCGTCCCGGCGCACGCGTTCGGAATGGTCGCCGCCGCGCTCGAACCGCCCGCACCCGGCGTGTGGATCACCGTGACGCTGCCGTCCATCGTGCCGCCGTCCTCGGTGCCGAGCTGCGTGTCCGTGCCGGTCTGCTCCTGCTCGCCCCCGGTGCCGCCGTCCGCCGTGCCGCCGTCGGCGCCACCGGTCTCGGTACCGCCCGATCCGCCACCGGGGCCCGTGCCGCCGACCGTCGTGCCGCCTGCCGCGGGGTCGCCCGTGGGCGTGGGGTCGGGCGGGGTGCCGGTCGTCGGGCAGCTGTCCGACGGAACCCAGGCGAACTTCACCTCGTACGCCGCGCCCGGCTCCAGCAGCAGCCCGGTGGTCTCCAGAGACGGGTCCGGCAGCCCGGTCGCCGCGTCTCCCGAAGTGTGGTCGACGACGCCGATGCGGGCGGAGTCGGCCGCACCCGTCGTCTGGAAGCCCCACCCGCCGCTGCCGGCGACCGTGCACGCCGTCGCCGAGACATTGGAGATGCGGAACGTTCCGTACACCTTGCCCTCCGCGTCGGCCGCTCCGGTACCCGCCGAGCCGGCGGAGAGCTGGCCCGCGCCGCACGTCGGGGACGACGCGGGTACGCCGCCGGGGGCGTCGGCGCCGCCGCCGGTGCCGCCGCCCGCGCCCCGGCCCGCATCGGAGCCCGAAGAGCCCTTTCCGGGGCCCTTCGCCTTGTCCTTGCGCTTCTCCTTCTCGGACTTCGAGGACGCCTTCCCGGAAGGCTTCTCCTTGACCTTCTCGCTGTCCCCGTTGCCCTTCTCCCAGCCGGTGCCCCCCTGCGCCTCCTGGCCGTGGCCCGCTATCGAGGGACGGTCGTCGGCCGCGCCGCCGGAGTTCGCCACGTGGACGAAGGCCGGGACGGCCATTCCGACGAAGAGTGCGGCGGCCGCCAGGCCGACGACAGCCTGACGCTTCCTGGCGCGCCGGGCGGGGACCGCACGGCGCAGGTGGTCCAGGGCGCCCTGGGAGGGCTCCAGTTCGTCCACCGCGCCGTGCAGCAGCCTGCGCAGGGCAAGCTCGTCGGTGCCGAGCTCCTCGTCGAGGCTCAGGTCGAAGGTCTTGCCGAGCTCTTCGCGCACCTCGCGCCCGTCGTGCCGTGCGATGCGCTCTTCCGGCGCCGCGGCCTCGTCAGGCTCTGCCCGCTCTTCCGGAGCTGCGGCCTCGTCACGCTCCGCGCGCTCCTCCGGAGCTGCGGCCTTGTCACGCTCAACGCGCTCGTCATGCTCGACGTGCTCGTTGCGCTCGTCGTGCTCGTCGTGCTCGTCGTGCTCGTTGCGCTCGTCGTTCGGACCGTCGTTCACAATCGCTTTTCCAGTCAGGTCGTTCAACGGCCCGTCCGGCCCGTGCCGCTCTTGCTTACTGCTCATGCCGAAGCCTCCATGGCGACGCGCAGCGCCGCTATGCCGCGTGAGCCGTACGCCTTCACCGAGCCCAGGGATATGCCGAGCGTCTCGGCACACTGGGCCTCGGTCATGTCCGCGAAGTACCGCAGGACCAGCACCTCGCGCTGGCGCCGCTGGAGTCCGCGCATCGCCTTGATCAGCGCGTCACGCTCCAGCTGGTCGTACGCCCCCTCCTCCGCGCTCGCCATGTCCGGCATGGGCTTCGACAGCAGCTTCAGCCCGAGGATGCGGCGGCGCAGCGCGGAGCGGGAGAGGTTGACGACGGTCTGGCGCAGGTACGCCAGCGTCTTCTGGGGGTCGCGCACACGGTTGCGCGCGGAGTGCACGCGTATGAACGCCTCCTGCACCACGTCCTCGCAGGAGGCCGTGTCGTCGAGGAGAAGTGCCGCGAGGCCCAGCAGCGAGCGGTAGTGGGCCCGATAGGTCTCGGTCAGGTGATCGACTGTGGTGCCCGCGGTCATGGCGTCTTCAGTGCCCTCGCGCGGAGACGGTATGCGGGCGGTACGTGCCGTCGGCATGGGGGCGATCACCGGCATGCCGCCGAGCGTGCGGGGCCGCCGGATCGGGCGTACCGCCGCGCCGCGAACCGGGACCACTGTGATGTCGAGAACCTCTGCCACGCCTGTTGGACACGCTTCCCCCCGCCAGGGTTGTACGCGCGAGGCACCGTGTTTGACGGTGTGACAAACGCCCGCATGCGCACTCGCCCTCCTGAATGCCCCTTGTGTCGCGACAGTGTGCCGGGGCGACCGCAAAGACGCTCCCCTCCCGACTGCCGGTTGCAGTAAGGCGGGGAGCGAATAATCGAACAGAACAACGCCCCGGTTCAAGTAGTACAGACTTCGACTTACTCACAGAGCGTTCACAGAGTCTACGCAGTGTTCCGGTTCACGCCGTCCTTATTTCGGCGGCCACCAGCTCGGCGATCTGCGCCGTGTTCAGCGCGGAACCCTTGCGGAGATTGTCGCCGCACACGAAGAGTTCGAGCGCGGTGGGGTCGTCCAGCGACCGTCGCACCCGCCCCACCCACGTCGGATCGGTGCCCACGACATCCGCCGGCGTCGGGAACTCCCCCGCGGCCGGATTGTCGAAGAGCACCACACCCGGGGCGGTCGCGAGGATCTCGTGCGCCCGCTCGACCGACACCTCGTTCTCGAAGCGCGCGTGCACGGCCAGCGAGTGCGTCGTGAGCACCGGCACCCGTACACAGGTGACCGACACCGGCAGCCCGGGCCGGTCCAGGATCTTGCGCGACTCGGCGCGGACCTTGAGCTCCTCAGACGACCAGCCGTCGTCCATGAGCGTCCCGGCCCACGGCACCACGTTCAGCGCGATCGGCGCGGCGAAGGGCCCGGTGTCGTCGCCCACCGCCCGCCGTACGTCGCCCGGGTTCGTGCCCAGCTCCGTACCGGCGACGAGCGAGAGCTGGTCGCGCAGCGCGTCGACGCCGGCCCGGCCCTCACCGCTCACCGCCTGGTACGAGGAGACGACGAGCCCGGCCAGGCCGAACTCGGCGTGCAGGGCGCCCACCGCGACGATCATCGAGAGGGTGGTGCAGTTCGGGCTCGACACGATGGAACGCGGCCGGACCCGTACGGCATGCGGATTGACCTCGGGGACGACCAGCGGAACGTCCGGGTCCATCCGGAAGGCGGCGGAGTTGTCCACCACCACCGCGCCCTTGGCGGCGGCGACCGGCGCCCACTGCGCGGCCACCTGGTCGGGTACGTCGAACATCGCGACGTCGACGCCCTCCAGGGCCTCTTCCGACAGCGCCAGGACCTCGGTCTCCACCCCGCGCACGACCAGCTTGCGGCCAGCCGAGCGCGGGGAGGCGAGGAGACGGATCTCGCCCCAGACATCGGCGTGCTGGGAGAGGATCTGGAGCATGACGGCGCCGACGGCTCCGGTCGCTCCGACGACCGCGAGCGTCGGCTTGTCCGTCACGTGCGGGTCACCTTCCGGTGCCGCCGTAGACGACCGCCTCGTCGGAGTCACTGTCGAGGCCGAACGCCGAGTGCACGGCGCGCACGGCCTCGTTGACGTCGTCGGCGCGGGTGACGACCGAGATGCGGATCTCGGACGTCGAGATCAGCTCGATGTTCACACCCGCGTCGGCCAGCGCCTCGAAGAAGCCGGCCGTCACACCCGGGTTGGTCTTCATACCGGCGCCGACCAGGGAGATCTTGCCGATCTGGTCGTCGTAACGGAGCGAGTCGAACCCGATGGCGCTCCGCGTCTTCTCCAGGGCGTCGATGGCCTTGCGGCCCTCGGTCTTGGGAAGGGTGAAGGAGATGTCGGTGAGACCCGTCGACGCGGCCGAGACGTTCTGCACGACCATGTCGATGTTGATCTCGGCGTCCGCGATGGACCGGAAGATCGCCGCGGCCTCGCCCGGCTTGTCCGGCACACCGACGACGGTGACCTTGGCTTCGGAGACGTCGTGGGCGACTCCGGAGATGATGGCGTGCTCCACCTGCTGGTCCCCTTGCGGCTCGTTGCTGACCCAGGTGCCGCGCAGTCCGGAGAAGGACGAGCGGACGTGGATCGGGATGTTGTATCGGCGTGCGTACTCCACGCACCGGTGCAGCAGCACCTTGGAGCCGGAGGCTGCGAGCTCCAGCATGTCCTCGAAGGAGATCCAGTCGATCTTCCGGGCCTTCTTCACGACCCGGGGGTCGGCGGTGAAGACACCGTCCACATCGGTGTAGATCTCACAGACCTCGGCGTCCAGCGCTGCCGCGAGGGCGACCGCGGTCGTGTCCGACCCGCCCCGGCCGAGGGTGGTGATGTCCTTCTTGTCCTGGGACACACCCTGGAAGCCTGCGACGATGGCGATGTTGCCCTCGTCGAGGGCGGTGCGGATCCGGCCCGGCGTGACATCGATGATGCGCGCTTTGTTGTGGACCGAGTCGGTGATGACACCTGCCTGGCTGCCCGTGAACGACTGGGCCTCGTGGCCCAGGTTTTTGATCGCCATGGCCAGCAGGGCCATGGAGATGCGCTCACCCGCTGTCAGCAGCATGTCGAATTCACGGCCGGCAGGGATCGGGGATACCTGCTCGGCGAGATCGATCAACTCGTCCGTCGTGTCGCCCATCGCCGAAACCACGACAACGACCTGGTGGCCGTTCTTCTTGGCATCGACGATTCGCTTGGCGACCCGCTTGATGCCTTCGGCATCGGCAACGGAGGAGCCTCCGTACTTCTGCACGACAAGGCCCACGTGCGCTCCTCGTTAGTCATTACTGCGGTCGGCTCAGTTTACCGAGCGGACCGGGCCCGCCTACGTGGTATCGCATCGTGAGATGTCCCGCTCACGATCCGATCACGCGGCAGCCCTGCCCGCTCGGTGAGGATGCCTGCCCCGGACGACTCGCAGTACGCGGAACGTGGTCCTCCTCACACAGTCTCCTCCCACGGTCGCGGGGGGCGTCAGGTGGCCGTGCGCAGGCCCAGCGGGCCCGCCAGTTCCTCGGCCATGACCTTGCCCGCCTCCAGCTCCAGGTCCTCCTCGCCCAGGTCCTCGTCCGTGTCCAGGCCGTCCAGCTCCTGGAGCGGCTGGTCGAGACGGACGTGCGCCACCAGGGACTGGAGGGCGCGCAGGCAGGCGGAGGCGGTGGAGCCCCAGTTGGAGAAGTACGAGAACTGCCACCACCAGAGGGCTTCGGTGGTGCGGCCCGCCCGGTAGTGGGCCAGGCCGTGGCGCAGGTCGGTGATGACGTCGGCCAGGTCGTCGGAGATGCGGCAGGCGACGGGCGCCTTGCGCGGCTCGTACGGGTCGAAGACCTCGGAGTAGACGTCGATCGGGTCGAGCATGACGGCGAAACGCTGCCGCAGGTCGTCCGGGTCGGGCTCCGGGCCGAGGTCCGGCTCGTACCGCTCGTCGGGAACGATGTCCTCGTGCGCCCCCAGCCGGCCTCCCGCGAGGAGAAGCTGGGACACCTCCAGCAGCAGGAACGGGACAGCGCTGTCCGGCTCGTCGCCCTTGGCCACTTCCGTGACCGCGACGATGAAGCTCTCGATCTGGTCGGCGATCTGGACGGCGAAATCGTCCGGATCCTGCGCGACCGCGTGCAGCAGCTTTGCGTTGGCGTCAGACATCGAGCAATCGTCTCCCCTCGAAGGCACGGCCCAGCGTGACCTCGTCGGCGTACTCAAGATCTCCCCCGACGGGGAGTCCACTGGCCAGGCGTGTCACCCGCAGACCCATGGGTTTGATCATCCGGGCGAGGTAGGTGGCCGTGGCCTCGCCCTCCAGGTTGGGATCGGTGGCCAGGATCAGCTCGGTGACGGCACCGTCCGCGAGCCGCGCGAGCAGCTCACGGATCCGCAGGTCGTCGGGGCCGACGCCCTCGATCGGGCTGATGGCCCCGCCGAGCACGTGGTAGCGGCCGCGGAACTCCCGCGTCCGCTCGACCGCGACGACATCCTTGGGCTCTTCGACGACGCAGATGACCGCCGGGTCGCGGCGGGGATCACGGCAGATCCCGCACCGCTCCTCCTGCGCGACATTGCCGCACACCGCGCAGAAACGGACCTTGTCCTTGACCTCCAGGAGGGCATGGGCGAGGCGGCGTACATCGGTCGGCTCGGCCTGGAGGATGTGGAAGGCGATCCGCTGCGCGCTCTTGGGACCGACGCCGGGCAGCCTGCCCAACTCGTCGATGAGGTCCTGGACCACGCCTTCGTACAACGGATTGCCTTCCTTGCCCTGCCGGTCGTGCCTGATACGTACGGTAGTTGCTGCGGGGCCGCCTTAGAAGGGCAGCCCCGGCATGCCTCCCAGCCCCTGGGCCAGCGGGCCGAGCTTCTCCTGCTGGAGCTGCTGCGCGTTCTCGTTCGCGGCCTGGACGGCGGCGACGATCAGGTCCGCGAGGGTCTCGGTGTCCTCCGGGTCGACCGCCTTGGGGTCGATCACCAGGCCACGGAGCTCTCCGGAGCCGTTGACGGTCGCCCGGACCAGGCCACCGCCGGCCTGTCCGTCGACCTCCGTCGCGGCGAGCTCCTCCTGGGCCCTGGCGAGATCCTGCTGCATCTTCTGGGCCTGCTGAAGCAGCTGCTGCATGTTGGGCTGGCCACCACCGGGAATCACGGTCACTCCTGGCACTTCGACGACGATTGTTTCGGTACGGCGAGCCTACGTGTTCGCCGGGCACCATGCCCATGCCGTACGAGGCGACTCTTTCGGGTGAGACTTGCGGGCTCCTCTACCTGACCACGGCGCGGTTCCGGCCGGAAAAACCGGTATACCGGCTCCACGGCCCACCATTCGGCGGTAGGAAGGCCCTGCGTATGCGTGGTGCGACTTGCGTATCGGTACGCACGCGCGCATCGCACGTCGCATCGCGTCACACCGCGTCACGCACGCCGCACCACTACTTACTCGCAAGGTCACGGACAGAGCGCAAGCGCAGAGGAGTGCCCGGTGAGCCAGCCGGAGATGCAGCCCGAGGGGCCCGCCCGGAAGGAGGGCGGGGGTGCCACCGAGCAGTCGCACGACGAGGACGATCTGACCGGCAGGCCCTTTCCGCTCGGGGACTGGGGCGAGCCCGCGGAGCGTCTCGACGAGCTCTACCGGTGGGTGGAGGCGGGCGCGCTGCACACGGCCGACTGGTACCTCGCCGACCGTGCCCGCAAGCGCCGCGCCGCGCGGGCCCTGCGCACCGGTACGGCCGCCGGCGTGATCGTCGGGGCCGCGCTGCCGCTCGTCGACCTGGCGGGAGCGGTGGACGGCGCGGCGGGGTGGGGATACCTGTCGCTGCTGCTGGGAGGCGCGTGCCTGGCCTGCGACCGGTACTTCGGATTCACGTCGGGGTGGATGCGGGACGTGGCCGCGGCGCAGGCGGTGCAGCGGCGGTTGCAGGCGCTCCAGTTCGACTGGGCGTCGGAGAGCGTACGGGAGATGCTCGGCCCCGCCGAGGGGACGGCCGGTGAGGCGGCCGAGCGCTGCCTGAACGTGCTGCGGCGCTTCTCGGAGGACATCTCGGAGCTGGTGCGGTCGGAGACGGCTGACTGGATGGTGGAGTTCCGGGCGGGCCCGGCGCCGATGGTGATGCAGTCGGCGGGCGGGCCGGGCTCCGCCCGGCCGGACGGCGGAGCGTCGGCCGGGCGGTACACGCTCCCTCCGGGCACCCGGCCGAACATGCCGCGCCAGCGGCCCCCGGAGCCGCGCTGAGGCGCCGGAGCGGACCGCTAACTGAATATGATCATGGAGCCTTGGCCCAGGCTCCTGGTCGCCGCCGCGTGCAGGCCGAGCCAGACGTGACGTTCGCGGGCGAAGGGGTTCTCGTCGTACGGAAGAGCGTCGGCCGGCTCCTCCAGGGTGGTCGGGCGCTCCGGCGGCCGGGGCGCCGACGGCGGGTTCGCCGGGTCGATGCCGATCGCGGGGGCGACGAATTCCAGCTCCCGCAGCAGGCCCTGCGTGGAGCCCAGGGGCCCACCGCCCGCCAGGAGCTCCTCGTTGGACAGGGGCGCCGCGTAGTCCACCGGGACGTACGCGCCGGCGTGGTCGTAGTGCCAGACCAGGTGCGACTGCTGGGCCGTCGACTCGAACATCTCCAGGAGCTGCTCGTAGTCGCCGCCCAGGGCGTCCACCGGGGTCACTTCGAGACCGCACAGCTGAAGCAGGTACGCGCGCCGCAGGAAATGCAGGGCGTCGTAGTCGAAGCCCGCCACGGGGGCGACATCGCCCGAGAGGCCCGGCATGTAGGCGAACACGGGAACGGTCGGCAGGCCCGCGTCGGTGAGGGCCTTGTCGTACGACGCTATCTCTTCGGCGAAGGGATTGTCGGGGCTGTGGCACAGCACATCGACGAGGGGGACCAGCCACAGGTCACAGGCCACGTACGGCTCGCTCTCCACTGGGTTCGTGCGACGGTCCAGGCAGCGTAGTGCCAGCAAGTCGCCGCGGACAGTTGGCGGGTGGGACTCAGTTGTCCCGCCGACCGCTGCCCACGTCCCAGATCCAGGCCCCGCCCACCGGTTTCCCCGGCTCGCCGAGCAGCCGCGTGACCGCGTCGCGCAGCGCCCGGGCGTTGTCCTGCGGCGCCAGGACGACCACGCCCGCCCGCCAGAAGTCCAGGTCGGCGCGGGCCTGCGCCCGCCAGTTGGCGCCGATCACGGGGGTCGCGGCCCCGTACCGGATGTCGCGCAGCAGGTTCGAGGTGTGGCGCGGGGAGGCGCCGTAGATGCCGATGCGGTCCGGGCCCCACGGGCCGTTGAAGTACCCGCCGGGTACGGCGAAATCGGGCGCCGTGGCGGACTGCCAGTGCAGCGCCTCCGCGTTCCCGGGGTCCGGGAGCGGGACGGGGACCACCGATTCGCCCTCGGCGACGTACGACTTCCACGTCCCCTCGGTGATGAAGGCCGGGACCGGGGGCCGCTCCCGCACCGGCATGGGCGTCGGCACGATCGGCAGCAGGGCGAGGGCGACGGCGGTGAGCCCGAGGGTGCGCGACAGGCGGTCGGGAGCGGTGCGCAGGCGGTCGGCCGCGAGCGCCACCAGGATGCCGAGCGCCGGGGCGCAGATCATCGCCACCCGCGACTCGATCACCGACTCGAAGAGCGGCTGGTGGGCGAGCGCCCGCCAGGGGCCCGGCAGGATCACCTCGGTGTACGGGATACGGAACTTGGGCCCGAGGGAGAGCAGCGCCGCCGCCAGGGTGGTGCAGGTGAGCGCCTTGACCAGCGGCAGCCGCCACAGGGCCAGCGCGACGGCGAAGGCGAGTCCCGTCAGCGGCCAGCCGTAGAAGGCGTTCTGCTCGGTGCGGTTCATCGCGAGCGGATCGGCCCGTGCCTCGTCGCCGAGCAGGGCGCGCCCGGAGAACTCCAGGAAGGCGAGCGGGCTGTTGCCGGCTTTGTCGCCGTGCAGGACGCTGTGGTAGCTCTGCGGGCCGAAGAACTGCCAGTACAGCGGGAAGGCGACCAGCGGTACGCACACGGCGGCCGCCACCCCGAGCCCCTTGAGTAGCGGGCGCCACGCCGCACGGGCCGCCTCGCGGTGGGCGAGGGCGTAGAAGAGCGCGAAGAGCAGCATGCCCATGGCGGCGAGGAGGAGCGGCTCCTCGCCGAGGAAGATCTGGTACGTCGCGAACAGCCCCAGCAGGACCCCGTCCCGTACGACTCGCTTCCCCTCGCAGAGCCGCAGCGCCCGGTCGATGATCACCGGGATCATGAAGAGAACGGCGAAGTTCGGATGCGCGTTGGCGTGCGAGATCATCGGCGGCGCGAAGGCGCACAGCGCCGCGCCGGCGGCGGCCGCCCAGCGGCCGCGCGCGACCCGCCTGACGATCAGCCAGTACCAGGCGACGGCGGTCGCGGCCAGGCCGGCCGTCAGGACGAGCGCCCAGGTCGTGGTCGGGCCGAAGGCGAGCGTCACGGGGACGAGGGGCACGGACAGGCCGAGCATGACCGTGTTGGCCATGAGGTTCACGCCGTCCGGGTAGTTCTGCGCGGTGGTGAAGAGCGGGTTGCGCAGCCCGGTGACGTTGTCGGCGGTGACGGCGAAGAACCACTCCCACTGGTTCTGGTCGTGTCCGGAGTCGGCCAGATACCGGTGGTCGAGGTCGGCCCACAGCCCCTTGTAGAGCAGTACGGAGGCCAGCAGGAAAAGGGCGCCGACGGCGAGGTCGGCGCGCCGCACGCGCCGCGCCTTCAGCCGTACGAGCTCGTAGAGCACCTTGCCGTAGTCGGCCGGCCTGACCTTGGAGCCCTCCTGGTGGGCCCACCGCACCGGCACCTCGGCCACCTGCCAGCCCGCCCGCCGGAAGAACTGGAGGATCTCCACGTCTATCCCCCACCCGTCGAGGCGGGCGTCGGCGAAGGCGGCCCGTGCCTTGTCGCCGTCGAAGAGCTTGAAGCCGCACTGGGTGTCCCGTATGCCGGGCACGGCGACGGCCCGTATGAGCCGGTTGCCCATCCGCCCGAGCCACTCGCGCAGGCGCCGCTGGTGTACGTCGATGGACGACTCGGGGTGGGCGCGCGAGCCTATGGCGGCGGCGAGGCCCTCGTCGTCCTGGGAGAGTTCCTTGTCGAGGCGGTCGAGTTCCTCGATGGGGGTGGCCAGGTCCGCGTCCGTGACGAGCACCCGGGCGCCGCGCGAGGCGATGACGCCGCGCCGCAGGGCGTGGCCCTTGCCGCGGTTGCCCGCCTCGTCGGCCTCCACGAGCAGGATGCGCGGCTCGCGGGCGGCGGCCGCCCGTACCGCGTCGGCCGTGCCGTCCGTGGAGCCGTCGTCGACGACGATCAGTTCCCAGCCGCCCCAGCGGCCGGGGTTCGCGTTCAGGTGGGCGCAGATCGCGTCCAGGGTGGGGCCCAGGCGCCGTTCCTCGTTGTAGGCGGGGACGACGACCGTCAGGTCGGCTGTCACTGCTGCGGACGCTCCAGCCGGCCGCTGTCCAGGCGCGCGGCCCACGCCAGCATCTGCGCGTGGAACGCCCCGATGACCGCCCGTACGGCTTCCGCGTCCCCCCGCGTCACCGCGTCCACGACCTGCGAGTGGTCCTGCCACAAGCGGTTCCTGAGCCCCGGGTCGGCGCGCAGGTACGGCACGGAGAAGACCCAGCAGCGCAGCCGCAGTTGGTGCAGGAAACCGGAGATGTGCGGGTTGTCGACGAGGGCGCCGAGCTCGCGCCAGAAGCGCAGGTCGTACCCGATGAAGATGTCCAGGTCCCCGGCGCGCGCGGCCCGCGC is part of the Streptomyces agglomeratus genome and encodes:
- a CDS encoding SURF1 family protein, with translation MYRFLLTPRWWGIHLFVVLAIPFCVFMGSWQLGRFEDRVETHQAAEEKPDPGEQAAVPVDELLPVDKETSGRPATATGRYAEQFVVPEREIDGRRGAYVLTLLRTDGGKALPVVRGWLPAGTRAPAAPSGEVTVTGALQASENAGTDGVHAGGGLPGGQLGMISAASLVNLVPYDVYDAWVTLAETDAGLRPVPAVAPQGSGLDLKAFQNLGYTGEWFVFAGFVLFMWFRLMRREAEAARDLALGILPKDADADTDTDGGDADDDGRGSDGDLARPPRGPGRGRAAEDR
- a CDS encoding SigE family RNA polymerase sigma factor; amino-acid sequence: MAEVLDITVVPVRGAAVRPIRRPRTLGGMPVIAPMPTARTARIPSPREGTEDAMTAGTTVDHLTETYRAHYRSLLGLAALLLDDTASCEDVVQEAFIRVHSARNRVRDPQKTLAYLRQTVVNLSRSALRRRILGLKLLSKPMPDMASAEEGAYDQLERDALIKAMRGLQRRQREVLVLRYFADMTEAQCAETLGISLGSVKAYGSRGIAALRVAMEASA
- a CDS encoding aspartate-semialdehyde dehydrogenase, which gives rise to MTDKPTLAVVGATGAVGAVMLQILSQHADVWGEIRLLASPRSAGRKLVVRGVETEVLALSEEALEGVDVAMFDVPDQVAAQWAPVAAAKGAVVVDNSAAFRMDPDVPLVVPEVNPHAVRVRPRSIVSSPNCTTLSMIVAVGALHAEFGLAGLVVSSYQAVSGEGRAGVDALRDQLSLVAGTELGTNPGDVRRAVGDDTGPFAAPIALNVVPWAGTLMDDGWSSEELKVRAESRKILDRPGLPVSVTCVRVPVLTTHSLAVHARFENEVSVERAHEILATAPGVVLFDNPAAGEFPTPADVVGTDPTWVGRVRRSLDDPTALELFVCGDNLRKGSALNTAQIAELVAAEIRTA
- a CDS encoding prolyl oligopeptidase family serine peptidase, which gives rise to MTEKTGSTAHDMPLAMPDWEKRFRAPRVSLPEWAEEAPDRALFVSNATGTYELYAWDRATGAQRQVTDRPNGTTDGVLTPDGESVWWFSDTDGDEFGVWMRQPFTGGEDEPAAPGLQPSYPAGLALGRDGTAVVGRSTDEDGSTVHVVRPGAGPVEIYRHRESAGVGDLSRDGTLIAIEHTEHGDAMHSALRVLRLDGSAVADLDDTRGGEAGLGLAVLGFAPVAGDTRLLVRHQRRGRWEPMVWDVASGEETELGIELPGDVSAEWCPDGSALLVAHSFEARSELWRYDLASRQLVAVPTPAGTVSGATARPDGSVEYLWSSAAEPPVVRSTFGRVVLDPPGMKAPASVPVEDAWVEGPGGRIHALVQRPASGEGPFPTVFEIHGGPTWHDSDAFAAGPAAWVDHGYAVVRVNYRGSTGYGREWTDALKHRIGLIELEDIAAVREWAVSSGLADPSKLVLAGGSWGGYLTLLGLGTQPDAWAVGLAAVPVADYVTAYHDEMEALKAMDRTLLGGTPEEVPERFEASSPLTYVDAVRAPVYISAGVNDPRCPIRQVENYVDRLEARGAAYEVYRYDAGHGSLVVEERIKQVRLEIDFAARYLEAAASRPGM
- a CDS encoding aspartate kinase codes for the protein MGLVVQKYGGSSVADAEGIKRVAKRIVDAKKNGHQVVVVVSAMGDTTDELIDLAEQVSPIPAGREFDMLLTAGERISMALLAMAIKNLGHEAQSFTGSQAGVITDSVHNKARIIDVTPGRIRTALDEGNIAIVAGFQGVSQDKKDITTLGRGGSDTTAVALAAALDAEVCEIYTDVDGVFTADPRVVKKARKIDWISFEDMLELAASGSKVLLHRCVEYARRYNIPIHVRSSFSGLRGTWVSNEPQGDQQVEHAIISGVAHDVSEAKVTVVGVPDKPGEAAAIFRSIADAEINIDMVVQNVSAASTGLTDISFTLPKTEGRKAIDALEKTRSAIGFDSLRYDDQIGKISLVGAGMKTNPGVTAGFFEALADAGVNIELISTSEIRISVVTRADDVNEAVRAVHSAFGLDSDSDEAVVYGGTGR